A stretch of DNA from Pasteurellaceae bacterium RH1A:
CTGGCCGGCCTAACCCCAGAAGCCGTTGAGGCCTTGGCCAGGGTGAATTATGTCTAATCTTTCGCCTGCAAAAGTGGCCACTGCATCCATGGTCGGCACGGCCATTGAGTATTTTGATAACTATATCTACACCATGGCAACGGTCTTGGTCTTTAACCTTCAGTTTTTCAACAGCCAAGATCCCGTTTCCAACCAACTGATGTCCCTGTCGGTGCTGGCCCTGGCCTTTTTCACTCGGCCTATGGGCGCCATTCTCTTCGGCCATTTTGGCGATAGGTTCGGCCGCAAGCAGACCCTGATTGCCTCCCTGCTCTTGATGGGCTTTTCGACCGTCGCCATCGGCCTCCTGCCCACCTATGCCTCCATCGGTATTTGGGCAACCGCCTTGCTCTGCCTCTGCCGAATTGGCCAGGGCCTAGGTCTGGGTGGCGAATGGGGCGGAGCCGCCTTGGTGGCAACCGAACACGCCCCCGCCCACAAGCGGGCCTGGTACGGCATTTTTCCGCAACTGGGTGCGCCTATTGGCCTGCTTCTGGCCAACGGATCCTTTTTTGCTGTGTCCACCCTTTTTGGCGAGCAGGCCTTTTTAGACTGGGCCTGGCGTATCCCCTTTTTGGCTTCTATCGTGATGATTGCCATCGGCCTCTATATTCGCCTGAAAATCAGCGAAAGCCCGGTTTTCCTCAAAGCCCAAGAAAAGGGCAAGAACCGCCACACCCCGCTCAAAACCCTGCTGACCCAGCACTTCAAGCCCTTTGTACTGGGTGTCTTGATTGCCACCGCAGGCTATGTGCTTTTTTACATTTTAGTGGCCTTTACCCCCATTTTCGTCAAAAGCCCAGCCGCCCTCTCGGCCCAAGGCCACCCAACCGGCCTAGGCCTGCCCGCCAATCTCTACACGGGTTATTTACTCATTACCTCGGTCATCTTCGGCCTGGCCATCGCCCTGTCAGGCTACGGGTCAGACAAAATCGGTCGCCGCAAGCTCCTGCTTATCGCCACGGGCTTAACCGTACTTTACGGCCTGTCTATGCCCCTTTTTTTACTGAACGGCACACCCCTGTCCATTTTTCTCTTTTTAACCATCGGTATGATCCTGATTGGCCTGAGCTTCGGCCCTATGGCTGTGATCCTGCCTGAACTTTTCCCAACCGAGGTTCGCTACACCGGTGCTTCTTTGGCCTATACCACGGCTGGCATTTTAGGCGCCAGCGTCTTTACCATTATTGCGGTTAG
This window harbors:
- a CDS encoding transporter, giving the protein MSNLSPAKVATASMVGTAIEYFDNYIYTMATVLVFNLQFFNSQDPVSNQLMSLSVLALAFFTRPMGAILFGHFGDRFGRKQTLIASLLLMGFSTVAIGLLPTYASIGIWATALLCLCRIGQGLGLGGEWGGAALVATEHAPAHKRAWYGIFPQLGAPIGLLLANGSFFAVSTLFGEQAFLDWAWRIPFLASIVMIAIGLYIRLKISESPVFLKAQEKGKNRHTPLKTLLTQHFKPFVLGVLIATAGYVLFYILVAFTPIFVKSPAALSAQGHPTGLGLPANLYTGYLLITSVIFGLAIALSGYGSDKIGRRKLLLIATGLTVLYGLSMPLFLLNGTPLSIFLFLTIGMILIGLSFGPMAVILPELFPTEVRYTGASLAYTTAGILGASVFTIIAVRINEHWGLLGVGGYLSVASLLSFWALWQVEETRGVNLEEI